The Clostridium sporogenes genome contains a region encoding:
- a CDS encoding MerR family transcriptional regulator: MKDTSKKLFTTGEFAKKAGVTLRTLRYYDKIGLLVPSSHNELGHRLYSKEDFGKLQKILTLKFIGLSLEDIANIMKYDLNHKDFKKSLEIQKEIMKKKIKHIQSIIKAIDEAADTIDFNKEMDWDKFINIISVINSDKNWTQQYENASNLRARIAIHELFSTNKEGWMPWFFKELKQELSSMSSNSENHNEKINNANISRLNHLDLDGLEVNNLELDNLELKQRNIKILELGCGDASLWNKNFNYIPSNWEITLTDFSEGMLKDAKKNLGEKRSRFNFKIVNAESIPFKEESFDVVIANHMLYHVPNINTALGEINKVLKSEGILFASTVGKNHMKEIREIISTFDIYNLTSKSWELTDSFQLENGFKIVSEYFNMVELKRYKDNLKVTDPVYILDYIFSMPGNNKINLSSKDLKKIYDYLEDVIKEKENIYITKDTGYFKGKK, translated from the coding sequence GTGAAAGATACCTCAAAAAAATTATTTACTACAGGAGAATTTGCTAAAAAAGCTGGAGTAACCTTAAGGACGTTAAGATACTATGACAAAATAGGTTTATTGGTTCCCAGTAGTCATAATGAATTAGGTCATAGATTGTACAGCAAAGAGGATTTTGGTAAACTACAAAAGATATTAACTCTTAAATTTATAGGGCTTTCCCTAGAGGATATAGCTAATATAATGAAGTATGATTTGAATCATAAAGATTTTAAAAAGTCTTTAGAAATTCAAAAGGAAATAATGAAGAAAAAAATAAAACACATACAATCTATTATAAAAGCTATAGATGAGGCAGCAGATACCATAGATTTTAATAAAGAAATGGATTGGGATAAGTTTATAAATATAATAAGTGTGATAAATTCTGATAAAAATTGGACTCAGCAATATGAAAATGCATCAAACTTAAGAGCAAGAATAGCTATCCATGAGCTTTTTAGTACAAATAAAGAAGGGTGGATGCCCTGGTTTTTTAAAGAACTAAAACAGGAATTGAGTAGCATGAGTTCAAACTCTGAAAATCATAATGAAAAAATAAATAATGCTAATATATCAAGACTAAATCATTTAGACCTAGATGGCTTAGAAGTAAATAATCTAGAATTAGACAATTTAGAATTAAAGCAGCGAAATATAAAAATATTAGAGCTAGGCTGTGGTGATGCTAGTCTTTGGAACAAAAACTTTAATTATATACCCTCAAATTGGGAAATAACATTAACAGATTTTTCAGAGGGAATGCTAAAGGATGCTAAAAAAAATTTAGGAGAAAAAAGAAGTAGATTTAATTTTAAAATTGTAAATGCAGAAAGTATTCCTTTTAAAGAGGAAAGTTTTGATGTAGTTATAGCAAATCATATGCTTTATCATGTACCTAATATAAATACTGCTCTAGGAGAAATAAATAAAGTATTAAAAAGTGAGGGTATTTTATTTGCATCCACTGTAGGTAAAAATCACATGAAAGAAATAAGAGAAATAATTTCTACCTTTGATATATATAATTTAACCAGTAAAAGTTGGGAACTTACAGATAGTTTTCAATTAGAAAATGGATTTAAAATTGTATCAGAATATTTTAATATGGTAGAATTGAAAAGATATAAAGATAATTTAAAGGTAACAGATCCTGTATATATATTAGACTATATATTTTCTATGCCAGGAAACAATAAAATAAATCTATCATCAAAGGATTTAAAAAAGATTTATGATTATTTAGAAGATGTTATAAAGGAAAAAGAAAATATTTATATAACAAAGGATACAGGATATTTTAAAGGTAAGAAATAA
- a CDS encoding AIR synthase related protein, whose translation MEVKKVRDLTLISLTQDKTLVVACDSSGSIGPKKNDMLKIPAFYTGKFAIRVGILEVMCTGAEIVTVTNAVCCEMNPTGKDIIDGIKGELKRAGIDEVVLTGSTEENFSTFSTGVGITVLGIVDNSAIKVNNVNNFGYNNEKHNKFHEDDILLISVGIPKLGKEINIYDDKEIVDYVDIKILLESPKVYEIVPVGSKGILYEGKVLAKNNNLKLKLEENIPIDIKKSNGPATTVIAAIHKEEYKNIRAKINNINIIGKLESV comes from the coding sequence ATGGAAGTGAAAAAGGTAAGGGATTTAACATTAATTTCTTTGACCCAGGATAAAACCTTAGTTGTAGCCTGTGATAGTTCAGGGAGTATTGGTCCTAAAAAAAATGATATGTTAAAAATACCAGCTTTTTATACAGGTAAGTTTGCTATTAGAGTAGGTATTTTAGAGGTTATGTGCACAGGAGCAGAAATTGTAACAGTTACTAATGCGGTATGTTGTGAAATGAATCCTACAGGAAAGGACATAATAGATGGAATAAAAGGTGAGTTAAAAAGAGCTGGTATTGATGAAGTGGTTTTAACAGGGAGCACTGAGGAAAATTTTTCCACATTCTCCACAGGTGTGGGGATAACTGTCTTAGGTATAGTAGATAATTCTGCAATAAAAGTTAACAATGTGAATAACTTTGGTTACAATAATGAAAAACATAATAAATTTCATGAGGATGATATTTTATTAATATCTGTGGGAATACCTAAGTTAGGAAAGGAGATTAATATTTATGATGATAAGGAAATAGTTGATTATGTGGATATAAAAATATTACTAGAAAGCCCTAAAGTATATGAAATTGTGCCAGTAGGATCTAAAGGAATATTGTATGAAGGAAAAGTTCTGGCTAAAAATAATAATTTAAAACTAAAATTAGAAGAAAATATACCTATAGATATTAAAAAATCTAATGGTCCAGCAACTACAGTAATAGCAGCAATACATAAAGAAGAATATAAAAACATAAGAGCAAAAATAAATAATATAAATATAATAGGAAAATTAGAGAGTGTTTAA
- a CDS encoding spore coat protein: MQDKDMINDTLSALKASLTGYSTTIAETDNQQLRQEIQQMRNNCETSQYDFYKLAKQKGFYKPAAQASPEQIQTVKSQVSGS; the protein is encoded by the coding sequence ATGCAAGATAAAGATATGATAAATGATACGCTATCAGCGTTAAAAGCAAGTTTAACAGGATATTCTACTACAATTGCTGAAACAGATAATCAACAATTGAGACAAGAAATTCAACAAATGAGAAATAACTGTGAAACAAGTCAGTATGACTTTTATAAATTAGCAAAACAAAAAGGTTTTTACAAACCAGCAGCACAAGCTTCACCAGAGCAAATTCAAACAGTTAAAAGCCAAGTAAGCGGTTCATAA
- the queD gene encoding 6-carboxytetrahydropterin synthase QueD translates to MILIKKFKFDAAHNLIHYHGKCERLHGHTYGLIIKISGEPDKEDMVIDFTELKAIVKENVLDILDHAYINEIIKQPTAENIAVWIWDKLYTKLKRDNCSLYEIEVWETETSGVVYSG, encoded by the coding sequence ATGATACTTATTAAAAAATTTAAATTTGATGCAGCACATAATCTAATACATTACCATGGAAAATGTGAAAGACTTCATGGACATACCTATGGTCTAATAATAAAGATTTCAGGAGAACCAGATAAGGAAGATATGGTAATAGATTTTACAGAGCTTAAGGCTATAGTAAAAGAAAATGTGTTAGATATATTAGATCATGCTTATATAAACGAAATAATAAAACAACCAACAGCAGAAAATATAGCAGTATGGATATGGGATAAACTTTATACAAAATTAAAAAGAGATAACTGTAGCTTATATGAAATAGAAGTTTGGGAAACAGAAACTAGTGGCGTGGTGTACAGTGGATAA
- the folK gene encoding 2-amino-4-hydroxy-6-hydroxymethyldihydropteridine diphosphokinase: MHTAYIAFGSNIGDKKDYIKKALEKIEERGMKIIKVSPVYETEPYGVLDQDSFLNGVVKIETNLTSEDLIEVLLDIEKQLDRVRERRWGPRTIDLDIIFYDNLIINKNNLIIPHKDMENREFVLKPLCDIDENFIHPVLKKSVKQLYDELKLK; this comes from the coding sequence ATGCATACAGCTTACATAGCTTTTGGTAGCAATATAGGTGATAAAAAAGATTATATAAAAAAAGCATTAGAAAAAATAGAAGAAAGAGGAATGAAAATAATTAAAGTATCTCCTGTATATGAAACAGAACCCTATGGAGTATTAGATCAAGATAGTTTTTTAAATGGAGTAGTAAAAATAGAAACTAATTTAACCTCAGAAGATTTAATAGAAGTTCTTTTAGATATAGAAAAACAGCTAGATAGAGTAAGAGAAAGAAGATGGGGACCTAGAACTATAGATTTAGATATAATTTTTTATGATAATTTGATAATAAATAAAAATAATTTAATTATTCCTCATAAAGATATGGAAAATAGAGAATTTGTACTAAAACCTTTGTGTGATATAGATGAAAATTTTATACATCCAGTTTTAAAAAAATCAGTAAAGCAATTATATGATGAATTAAAATTAAAATAA
- a CDS encoding dihydroxyacetone kinase, with the protein MNYFKDIYKINEYITKNIEGGCLLAVGDEELIKIHFHTNTPWKVLEYCASLGDIHDIVVENMERQSNGYHG; encoded by the coding sequence ATAAATTATTTTAAAGATATATATAAAATAAATGAGTATATTACAAAAAATATTGAAGGCGGCTGCTTACTTGCGGTTGGTGATGAGGAATTGATTAAAATTCATTTTCATACAAATACCCCATGGAAAGTGCTTGAATATTGTGCTTCATTAGGTGATATTCATGATATTGTTGTAGAAAATATGGAACGACAATCTAATGGGTATCACGGTTAA
- a CDS encoding VanW family protein, whose amino-acid sequence MVEKSSKKFDKRKIIISVIITCVILLGVIAICTSYMKRSVKKYSTLFYPGTRIENVNVSGKTLEEAKKLLKQQYVDKLPSRKLVVKAEGKSYPFEFSKLNVKYNLDKALDEAFNYGKDLNIFSQYKIIVYPDDKCISTGFSYDKEVVKKFIDGIAKDVNKNPINAAVSSTAGKVSLVKHRDGKKLDSDKLQKYINNSMKGDASKDVEVQAPIEQVKPKVTTDKISSINTLISTFHTEYGGISSPQRANNIEICAKSINGTVLMPGETFSFNQVVGERTDKRGYQSAPVIVGNQVDSGLGGGICQVSSTLYNTILLGNINSTERMHHTLPSSYVPLGMDATVDWGNIDYKFKNTFSYPIYIEGIADGSSIIFNLYSNSQLKKRTYYIWNEVYATINVNMKTEDDPNLPEGKQEIVQNPYTGYKVRVYKNILENGKLVGKELISDDFYRPIEGLAKVGPKKPAPKPPEPKKDDPKPAPKPAEPEKDDPKVKPNDTNSKEKDKEKDKDKDKPTQETPKEDTKNNKI is encoded by the coding sequence ATGGTAGAAAAAAGTAGTAAAAAATTTGATAAGAGGAAAATTATAATTAGTGTAATTATAACATGTGTCATCTTATTAGGAGTTATAGCTATATGTACAAGCTATATGAAAAGGTCTGTAAAAAAATATAGCACTTTATTTTATCCCGGAACCAGAATTGAAAATGTAAATGTATCAGGAAAAACATTAGAAGAAGCTAAAAAGCTTTTAAAACAGCAGTATGTAGACAAGCTACCTTCTAGAAAATTAGTAGTAAAGGCAGAAGGCAAAAGCTATCCATTTGAATTTTCTAAGTTAAATGTGAAGTATAATTTGGACAAAGCGTTGGATGAGGCTTTTAACTATGGAAAAGACCTAAATATTTTTAGTCAGTATAAAATCATAGTATATCCAGATGATAAATGCATCAGTACAGGATTTTCTTATGATAAAGAAGTGGTGAAAAAGTTTATAGATGGTATAGCCAAGGATGTTAACAAAAATCCAATTAATGCAGCTGTAAGCAGTACAGCTGGAAAAGTTAGCTTGGTTAAACATAGAGATGGAAAGAAATTAGATAGTGATAAACTTCAAAAATACATAAACAATAGTATGAAGGGAGACGCTAGTAAAGATGTTGAGGTCCAAGCTCCTATAGAACAAGTTAAACCTAAGGTAACTACAGATAAAATTTCATCTATAAATACTTTAATATCTACATTCCATACAGAGTATGGCGGTATATCTTCACCACAGAGAGCTAACAATATTGAAATATGTGCTAAGAGTATAAATGGTACTGTATTAATGCCGGGAGAAACCTTTAGTTTTAATCAAGTAGTAGGAGAAAGAACAGATAAAAGAGGATATCAATCTGCGCCAGTTATAGTAGGAAATCAAGTGGATTCAGGATTAGGTGGAGGAATTTGTCAGGTATCATCAACATTATATAATACTATTTTATTAGGTAACATAAATTCTACGGAAAGAATGCACCATACGTTACCATCAAGTTATGTACCACTTGGAATGGATGCTACTGTAGATTGGGGAAATATAGATTATAAATTTAAAAATACTTTTTCATATCCCATTTATATTGAAGGAATTGCTGATGGAAGCAGCATAATATTTAATCTATATTCTAATTCACAATTGAAGAAAAGAACTTATTATATTTGGAATGAAGTTTATGCTACTATAAATGTTAATATGAAGACTGAAGATGATCCTAATCTTCCAGAAGGAAAACAAGAGATTGTACAAAATCCATATACGGGATATAAAGTAAGAGTTTATAAAAATATCTTAGAAAATGGGAAATTAGTAGGTAAGGAACTTATTTCTGATGATTTTTATAGACCAATAGAAGGATTAGCAAAAGTAGGACCTAAAAAACCAGCTCCTAAACCACCGGAACCGAAAAAAGATGATCCTAAACCAGCCCCTAAACCAGCAGAACCGGAAAAAGATGATCCTAAAGTTAAACCAAATGACACTAATAGTAAAGAGAAGGACAAAGAAAAAGATAAAGATAAAGATAAACCTACACAAGAAACTCCTAAAGAAGATACAAAAAATAACAAAATATAA
- a CDS encoding DUF4491 family protein, whose translation MNFTGIIMGVFMLFFTGIGHVIVIKGEYHFGIKIWPGFLILGIGLIVLSLIIDNVYLSGGLGIGGLTFLWGILELFQQKERVRKGWFPKKENSN comes from the coding sequence ATGAATTTTACAGGAATAATTATGGGGGTATTTATGCTGTTTTTTACTGGCATAGGGCATGTTATTGTAATAAAAGGAGAGTATCATTTTGGAATTAAGATTTGGCCAGGTTTTTTAATATTAGGTATAGGACTTATAGTCTTGTCATTAATTATAGATAATGTTTATTTATCAGGCGGATTAGGTATAGGAGGACTTACTTTTTTATGGGGAATATTAGAGTTGTTTCAACAAAAGGAAAGAGTGAGAAAAGGATGGTTCCCTAAAAAAGAAAATAGTAATTAA
- the cobS gene encoding adenosylcobinamide-GDP ribazoletransferase, with product MKCILNDFLLMIQFFTRIPINKNLQCEKVNFRRGAFFLPIVASIIGGMEFLIYLGLKNFLPPNVIIVLLLLFTAMITGGLHMDGLADTCDGFFSLRDKQRIIEIMKDSRIGSYGTIALIIDLLLKYELLYSLVLKGYSIAIVLAPIIGKISILFLCLSKRTAKKNGSGNIFIGNMSKTIIFSITIIILMISTYFLGVKATITPFIGVLLITYLVYLLCLNKINGLTGDTLGACNELGEITYLLILLMM from the coding sequence ATGAAATGCATATTGAATGATTTTTTATTAATGATTCAATTTTTTACACGTATACCTATAAATAAAAATTTACAATGTGAAAAAGTGAATTTTAGAAGAGGGGCTTTTTTTCTTCCTATAGTAGCTTCTATTATAGGTGGAATGGAGTTTTTAATATATTTAGGTCTTAAAAATTTTTTGCCACCTAATGTAATAATAGTGTTATTGCTTTTATTTACAGCTATGATTACTGGGGGACTTCATATGGATGGATTAGCAGATACCTGTGATGGATTTTTTTCTTTAAGAGATAAACAAAGAATAATAGAAATTATGAAGGATAGTAGAATAGGGTCCTATGGAACTATAGCATTGATAATTGATTTATTATTAAAATATGAACTTCTATATTCTTTAGTTTTAAAAGGATACAGTATAGCTATAGTTTTAGCGCCTATTATAGGAAAAATTAGCATTTTATTTTTATGTTTATCTAAAAGGACAGCCAAAAAGAATGGTTCAGGAAATATATTTATAGGAAATATGAGCAAGACCATAATATTTTCTATTACTATCATAATATTGATGATAAGTACATATTTTTTAGGAGTGAAAGCTACAATAACTCCATTTATAGGAGTGTTGTTAATAACTTATTTAGTATATCTATTATGTTTAAATAAAATAAATGGACTTACAGGGGATACCTTAGGAGCTTGTAATGAACTAGGTGAAATAACATATTTATTAATTTTATTAATGATGTAA
- a CDS encoding polysaccharide deacetylase family protein translates to MKKIKMSILVLFCVLLGFTNFLVGCKNNKAQVTGNSKKDEQKIKEEKYSKFSGLSLSKTDIKLKYKGEILNLKLPIYMDKNRYYVPVNNVLDKIHVNYTIKQGKVHIENGYKKIDIDKNLANISGEKYKLRKDTILKEDIMYMSLFDFNKIMGLKANWNENEKIISLYKNKKQEKIENNKNKDSKIKPAFVRIEDITSNQRYKTQEALEKLRVISDYLYSKNIPFHVAWVPRYLDPKNNIEDDASRDFNIHNANFVYTLDYFIDRGGIIGLHGYTHQAGDAASIDGIEFDGMTNNTEPVIRDRVEKAIECAKVLDIPIGFFESPHYAATDEEMQIIEQYFNYMYDPPKFASRNNIAKRQSKDRTVTYIPTPLDYVDGIKHADKVIENINSLDENTLGSFFYHPSIESSFIKFKNNKDGSVEYTYEDNTPLKKIIKAFEKNNYEFKKITEF, encoded by the coding sequence ATGAAAAAAATTAAAATGTCAATACTTGTTTTATTTTGTGTTTTACTAGGTTTTACTAATTTTTTAGTAGGATGTAAAAATAATAAAGCACAGGTTACAGGAAACAGTAAAAAAGATGAACAAAAGATAAAAGAAGAAAAATATTCTAAATTTTCAGGGCTAAGCTTAAGTAAGACGGATATTAAACTAAAATATAAGGGTGAAATATTAAATTTAAAATTACCAATATATATGGATAAAAACAGATACTATGTTCCAGTTAATAATGTTTTAGATAAAATTCATGTGAATTATACAATAAAACAAGGAAAAGTTCATATAGAAAATGGTTATAAAAAGATAGATATAGATAAAAACTTAGCCAATATTTCAGGAGAAAAATATAAGCTTAGAAAAGATACTATTTTAAAAGAAGATATAATGTATATGTCTTTATTTGACTTTAATAAAATAATGGGATTAAAAGCAAATTGGAATGAAAATGAAAAAATAATAAGTTTATATAAAAATAAAAAGCAAGAAAAAATAGAAAATAATAAAAATAAAGATTCTAAAATAAAGCCAGCTTTTGTAAGAATTGAGGATATAACCTCTAATCAAAGATATAAAACTCAAGAGGCATTAGAAAAATTAAGAGTAATATCAGATTATTTATATTCTAAAAACATACCTTTTCATGTGGCTTGGGTTCCAAGATATTTAGATCCTAAAAATAATATAGAGGATGATGCATCTAGAGATTTTAATATACATAATGCTAACTTTGTATATACTTTAGATTACTTTATTGATAGAGGTGGGATTATAGGACTTCATGGATATACTCATCAAGCAGGAGATGCAGCTAGTATAGATGGTATAGAATTTGATGGAATGACAAATAATACTGAACCTGTTATAAGAGACAGAGTAGAAAAGGCTATTGAATGTGCAAAGGTTTTAGATATACCTATAGGGTTCTTTGAAAGTCCTCATTATGCAGCTACAGATGAAGAAATGCAGATAATAGAACAATATTTTAATTATATGTATGATCCACCTAAATTTGCATCTAGAAATAATATAGCAAAAAGACAATCAAAGGATAGAACTGTTACTTATATACCAACTCCATTAGATTATGTGGATGGTATAAAACATGCGGATAAAGTTATAGAAAATATCAATAGCTTAGATGAGAACACACTAGGTAGTTTTTTCTACCATCCTAGTATAGAATCTAGTTTTATAAAATTTAAAAATAATAAGGATGGATCAGTAGAATATACTTATGAAGACAATACACCTTTAAAAAAGATAATAAAAGCCTTTGAAAAAAATAATTATGAATTTAAGAAAATAACAGAGTTTTAA
- the folP gene encoding dihydropteroate synthase gives MIIELNKNSFPEELSKIGVHDGSINIFMNKNSITPLKIFNVLAPAANIIKQELMALGGDCAINKYCVNCKVETSDIILLGTDRQYKKLLAKLKYMTFFRIEEIAAELENYIKKNEEVKTVLKDGREINYENLKVMGIINCTPDSFYEDSRKNSIEEALNMAEKMLGEGAEILDIGGESTRPGSDPVNEEEEIKRVVPVIKEIKNKFKDAIISIDTYRANTAKAAIEAGADIVNDISAMKYDENMVKVVKEYNVPVILMHVKGKPKDMQIDPVYEDLMKEIHIYFNERIDYCKSHGITEHKIILDPGIGFGKTVEHNLKLMNRIEELKSFNLPVLLAASRKATIGKVLGNLPTEERLEGTIALSCLAVDAGLQMVRVHDVKENIRAIRMLEAVRKI, from the coding sequence ATGATTATAGAATTAAATAAAAATAGTTTCCCAGAAGAGCTTAGTAAAATAGGAGTTCATGATGGTAGTATAAATATATTTATGAATAAAAATAGCATTACTCCTTTAAAAATTTTTAACGTATTAGCTCCTGCGGCCAATATAATAAAACAAGAACTAATGGCTTTAGGTGGAGATTGCGCTATAAATAAATATTGTGTAAATTGTAAAGTGGAAACTTCGGATATAATTTTGTTAGGAACAGATAGACAATATAAAAAATTATTAGCAAAACTTAAATATATGACTTTTTTTAGAATAGAAGAAATAGCAGCGGAATTAGAAAATTATATTAAAAAGAATGAAGAAGTTAAAACAGTTTTAAAAGATGGTAGAGAAATAAACTATGAAAATTTAAAGGTTATGGGAATTATAAACTGTACTCCAGATTCTTTTTATGAAGATTCTAGAAAAAATTCTATAGAAGAAGCTTTAAATATGGCGGAAAAGATGTTAGGTGAGGGAGCAGAAATTTTAGATATAGGTGGAGAATCCACAAGACCAGGTTCTGATCCTGTAAATGAAGAGGAAGAAATAAAAAGAGTAGTACCAGTTATAAAAGAGATAAAAAATAAATTTAAGGATGCTATAATTTCTATAGATACTTATAGAGCCAATACTGCAAAGGCTGCTATAGAGGCAGGGGCGGACATAGTAAATGATATAAGTGCTATGAAGTATGATGAAAATATGGTGAAAGTAGTTAAAGAATACAATGTACCTGTAATACTTATGCATGTAAAAGGAAAACCAAAGGATATGCAAATCGATCCAGTTTATGAGGATTTAATGAAAGAAATTCATATTTATTTTAATGAGAGAATAGATTACTGCAAATCTCATGGCATAACAGAACATAAAATAATATTAGATCCAGGCATAGGTTTTGGAAAAACTGTAGAGCATAATCTAAAATTAATGAACAGAATAGAAGAATTAAAAAGTTTTAATCTTCCAGTACTTTTAGCAGCCTCAAGAAAAGCTACCATAGGAAAAGTTTTAGGAAACTTACCTACAGAAGAAAGATTAGAAGGAACTATAGCTTTATCCTGTTTAGCTGTAGATGCAGGACTTCAAATGGTGAGGGTACACGATGTTAAAGAAAATATAAGAGCCATAAGAATGCTAGAAGCTGTAAGAAAAATATAA
- a CDS encoding DegT/DnrJ/EryC1/StrS family aminotransferase, translating to MKKIPFSPPDITEREIEAVVEVLKSGWITSGPKTQQFENNLAEYCHTNKAVAVSSASAGLELVLKEFDIKEGDEVITTPYTYTATASVCVHRGIKPKFVDVAKDSFLIDIEKLADAITSKTKAIYTVDFAGVPVDYDAIKEVLKSKGREDIILVSDSAHSLGAIYKGKKVGGQMDFHVFSFHAVKNLTTAEGGAITFGDNNFKGKEDLHKDFKLQSLHGQSKDALSKTKAGAWEYDILTDGHKCNMTDMGSAIGLVQLTRYEEMLTKREAIFDTYTKVLAEKDWAIIPFKKDETKETSYHLYPLRIKGFGEAERNEVIKILAQKDIATNVHFKPLPMFTLYKNLGYNIEDYPNAYAQYANEISLPVYSTLSLENAEYVAKELVAAVEKVMK from the coding sequence ATGAAAAAGATACCATTTTCACCACCAGACATTACAGAAAGAGAAATAGAAGCAGTAGTAGAGGTGTTAAAATCTGGTTGGATAACTTCAGGTCCTAAAACACAACAATTTGAAAATAATTTAGCAGAGTATTGTCATACCAATAAAGCTGTAGCAGTATCTAGTGCCTCAGCAGGATTAGAACTTGTATTAAAAGAGTTTGATATAAAAGAAGGAGATGAAGTAATAACTACTCCTTATACTTATACAGCTACAGCAAGTGTATGTGTGCATAGAGGTATAAAACCAAAATTTGTAGATGTAGCAAAAGATAGTTTTTTAATAGATATAGAAAAATTAGCAGATGCAATAACATCAAAAACCAAAGCTATATATACAGTAGATTTTGCAGGAGTACCTGTAGATTATGATGCTATTAAAGAAGTTTTAAAATCTAAAGGTCGTGAAGATATAATTTTAGTATCTGATTCAGCCCATTCTTTAGGTGCTATTTATAAGGGTAAAAAAGTTGGGGGTCAAATGGATTTCCATGTATTCTCTTTTCATGCAGTAAAAAACCTTACAACAGCAGAAGGGGGAGCAATAACTTTTGGAGATAATAATTTTAAAGGAAAAGAAGATCTACACAAAGATTTTAAATTACAATCCTTGCATGGTCAATCAAAGGATGCTCTATCAAAGACCAAAGCTGGAGCTTGGGAATATGATATATTAACAGATGGACATAAATGCAATATGACAGATATGGGATCAGCTATAGGTTTAGTTCAGCTTACAAGATATGAAGAAATGTTAACAAAAAGAGAAGCTATATTTGATACTTATACAAAAGTGTTAGCTGAAAAAGATTGGGCTATAATACCATTTAAAAAAGATGAAACTAAAGAAACTTCATATCATTTATATCCATTAAGAATAAAAGGATTTGGAGAAGCTGAAAGAAATGAAGTAATAAAAATATTAGCTCAAAAAGATATAGCAACAAATGTACATTTTAAACCACTACCAATGTTTACATTATATAAAAATTTAGGATATAATATAGAAGATTATCCTAATGCATATGCACAATATGCTAATGAAATTTCTTTACCAGTATATTCTACATTGTCTTTAGAAAATGCAGAATATGTAGCTAAAGAACTTGTAGCAGCAGTAGAAAAAGTTATGAAATAA